A window from Plectropomus leopardus isolate mb chromosome 21, YSFRI_Pleo_2.0, whole genome shotgun sequence encodes these proteins:
- the cdh19 gene encoding cadherin-7 isoform X1, which translates to MRSAEEMHGWTVKMSMPSVLAMVTVFSMIPGGVLSDMRGTQGLEAQQLAQGSTHLHRRLKRGWIWKQLFVQEEDPTPRVIGQIKSDYDRGEFSIKYILSGEGAGDLFEIDEYSGEIRTLKKLDREEKAFYVLQAQAINRRSNEPEEPQSEFIITVQDINDNVPQFQNEPYVSSIPEMCPIGTTVAQVTATDADDPMFGNNAKLIYSILQGEPYFSVEPKTGIIVTSWPNMDREAREQFLVVVQVKDMLGLSGGYSSSTTVTVSLTDVNDNGPTFQHHLYTFAVPENAAVGTTVGRIMAHDGDTGINARMSYSLEDDLEESSTFLIKTDPMTQEGVVVLTKPLDYETKRRFVMAAEAVNDHVDTRFLTLDEFSDRTTLKIVVEDVDEPPVFLSAVYEWKVPENAAVGTVVGSVSARDTDIVNNPIRYSIDKRSDNTKAFKIDPNNGTITVARALDRETTNWHNVTVDAKETTQNHLSSSVVVFIKVLDINDNVPRLARDYQPYICEGTQAGELIQLLSAVDPDEPVEGHHFYFSMVPEKHINPNFTIRDNQDNTAGIVARRSTFTRKDRTQYLLPVVVTDSGSPALSSTSTLTISVCSCQPAGHCPTGGVEALALSMGVSLQTLLALLVCLVTLTVLSVLMLMLRRHRRKQQEGLEVEVKELELPETVSQKVLYYRESGGGGAGLDFCQPAVPLRHHPRRRERKLRREDVRASIRMSLRESHLIGPDDEVFRQFILDRLAEADEDPYVPPFDCLRTYAYEGSGSPTGSLSSLDSFNLEQPVCNPRPNMVRLTPWYGGGEEDTTF; encoded by the exons ATGAGAAGTGCAGAGGAAATGCACGGGTGGACAGTAAAAATGAGCATGCCGAGTGTTTTGGCCATGGTTACGGTCTTTTCTATGATTCCTGGCGGGGTGCTGAGCGATATGAGAGGTACTCAGGGTCTGGAAGCCCAACAATTGGCCCAAGGGTCCACTCATCTGCACCGTCGCCTGAAGAGAGGCTGGATCTGGAAACAGCTGTTTGTCCAGGAGGAAGATCCCACTCCTCGTGTTATTGGCCAG atCAAATCTGACTATGACCGAGGCGAGTTTTCCATCAAATACATATTATCAGGAGAAGGCGCCGGAGATTTGTTTGAGATAGACGAATATTCAGGTGAGATCCGGACACTGAAGAAGCTGGACCGAGAGGAAAAGGCCTTCTATGTGCTTCAAGCCCAGGCTATCAACAGGAGGTCCAATGAACCTGAGGAGCCCCAGTCCGAGTTCATCATCACAGTGCAGGACATCAATGACAATGTCCCGCAGTTCCAGAACGAACCGTATGTGTCCAGCATCCCTGAGATGTGTCCAATTG GGACCACAGTGGCCCAGGTGACAGCCACAGATGCTGACGATCCCATGTTCGGAAACAACGCCAAGCTCATCTACTCCATCCTGCAGGGGGAGCCCTACTTCTCTGTGGAGCCAAAGACAG GGATCATCGTAACATCCTGGCCAAACATGGACCGTGAGGCCAGAGAGCAGTTCCTGGTGGTGGTGCAGGTGAAGGATATGCTGGGCCTCAGCGGCGGTTACTCTTCCTCCACCACCGTCACCGTCAGCCTGACTGATGTGAACGACAATGGGCCCACATTCCAGCACC ACCTATACACCTTTGCTGTCCCTGAAAATGCAGCCGTGGGCACTACAGTGGGCCGGATCATGGCGCATGATGGAGACACTGGCATCAATGCCAGGATGAGCTACAGTCTGGAGGACGACTTGGAGGAAAGCTCCACTTTTCTCATCAAAACAGACCCGATGACGCAGGAGGGTGTAGTTGTGCTAACCAAG CCTTTGGACTATGAAACTAAAAGACGTTTTGTCATGGCCGCAGAGGCAGTCAATGATCACGTGGACACTCGTTTCCTGACTCTGGATGAATTCAGCGACAGGACGACGCTCAAGATTGTTGTGGAGGACGTGGACGAGCCGCCTGTCTTCCTCTCTGCGGTGTACGAGTGGAAAGTCCCTGAAAATGCAGCTGTGGGAACCGTGGTTGGCAGCGTTAGTGCCAGAGACACTGACATAGTCAACAATCCCATCAG ATACTCAATTGACAAAAGGAGCGATAACACAAAAGCTTTCAAAATAGACCCAAACAATGGAACTATAACTGTCGCCAGAGCTTTGGACCGAGAGACTACAAACTGGCACAATGTGACTGTTGACGCCAAGGAAACAA CGCAGAACCATTTATCCTCCTCTGTGGTGGTGTTCATCAAAGTGCTGGACATAAACGACAACGTGCCAAGGCTTGCAAGAGATTACCAGCCATATATCTGTGAGGGAACACAGGCGGGAGAA cTCATTCAGCTGCTCAGTGCTGTTGATCCAGACGAGCCCGTGGAGGGACACCACTTCTACTTCTCTATGGTCCCCGAAAAGCACATTAATCCAAACTTCACTATCAGAGACAATCAAG ACAATACAGCCGGCATCGTGGCACGCAGGAGTACCTTCACCCGTAAGGATCGAACCCAATACCTCCTGCCCGTTGTGGTGACGGACAGCGGCTCCCCAGCTCTCTCCAGCACCAGCACGCTGACCATCAGCGTGTGCAGCTGCCAGCCGGCCGGTCATTGTCCAACAGGAGGGGTGGAGGCCCTCGCCCTGTCCATGGGGGTCAGCCTGCAGACCTTGTTAGCGCTTCTGGTCTGCCTGGTCACACTCACAG TGCTGTCAGTTCTAATGCTGATGCTGAGGAGGCACAGGCGGAAGCAGCAGGAGGGActggaggtggaggtgaaggAGCTGGAGCTGCCTGAGACGGTGTCGCAGAAGGTGCTGTATTACAGAGAGTCTGGGGGTGGAGGAGCGGGTCTGGACTTCTGCCAGCCTGCTGTCCCGCTGCGCCACCACCccaggaggagggagaggaagctGCGGAGGGAGGACGTAAGGGCCAGTATAAGGATGTCCCTCAGGGAGTCCCACCTCATCGGGCCGGACGACGAGGTCTTCAGGCAGTTTATCCTGGACAGGCTGGCAGAGGCGGATGAGGATCCTTACGTTCCTCCGTTCGACTGCCTGAGAACCTATGCATACGAGGGGTCGGGATCTCCCACAGGGTCCCTGAGTTCCCTGGACTCATTTAATTTAGAGCAACCCGTTTGTAATCCCAGACCCAATATGGTTAGACTCACCCCTTGGT
- the cdh19 gene encoding cadherin-8 isoform X2 has translation MRSAEEMHGWTVKMSMPSVLAMVTVFSMIPGGVLSDMRGTQGLEAQQLAQGSTHLHRRLKRGWIWKQLFVQEEDPTPRVIGQIKSDYDRGEFSIKYILSGEGAGDLFEIDEYSGEIRTLKKLDREEKAFYVLQAQAINRRSNEPEEPQSEFIITVQDINDNVPQFQNEPYVSSIPEMCPIGTTVAQVTATDADDPMFGNNAKLIYSILQGEPYFSVEPKTGIIVTSWPNMDREAREQFLVVVQVKDMLGLSGGYSSSTTVTVSLTDVNDNGPTFQHHLYTFAVPENAAVGTTVGRIMAHDGDTGINARMSYSLEDDLEESSTFLIKTDPMTQEGVVVLTKPLDYETKRRFVMAAEAVNDHVDTRFLTLDEFSDRTTLKIVVEDVDEPPVFLSAVYEWKVPENAAVGTVVGSVSARDTDIVNNPIRYSIDKRSDNTKAFKIDPNNGTITVARALDRETTNWHNVTVDAKETTQNHLSSSVVVFIKVLDINDNVPRLARDYQPYICEGTQAGELIQLLSAVDPDEPVEGHHFYFSMVPEKHINPNFTIRDNQDNTAGIVARRSTFTRKDRTQYLLPVVVTDSGSPALSSTSTLTISVCSCQPAGHCPTGGVEALALSMGVSLQTLLALLVCLVTLTADLLS, from the exons ATGAGAAGTGCAGAGGAAATGCACGGGTGGACAGTAAAAATGAGCATGCCGAGTGTTTTGGCCATGGTTACGGTCTTTTCTATGATTCCTGGCGGGGTGCTGAGCGATATGAGAGGTACTCAGGGTCTGGAAGCCCAACAATTGGCCCAAGGGTCCACTCATCTGCACCGTCGCCTGAAGAGAGGCTGGATCTGGAAACAGCTGTTTGTCCAGGAGGAAGATCCCACTCCTCGTGTTATTGGCCAG atCAAATCTGACTATGACCGAGGCGAGTTTTCCATCAAATACATATTATCAGGAGAAGGCGCCGGAGATTTGTTTGAGATAGACGAATATTCAGGTGAGATCCGGACACTGAAGAAGCTGGACCGAGAGGAAAAGGCCTTCTATGTGCTTCAAGCCCAGGCTATCAACAGGAGGTCCAATGAACCTGAGGAGCCCCAGTCCGAGTTCATCATCACAGTGCAGGACATCAATGACAATGTCCCGCAGTTCCAGAACGAACCGTATGTGTCCAGCATCCCTGAGATGTGTCCAATTG GGACCACAGTGGCCCAGGTGACAGCCACAGATGCTGACGATCCCATGTTCGGAAACAACGCCAAGCTCATCTACTCCATCCTGCAGGGGGAGCCCTACTTCTCTGTGGAGCCAAAGACAG GGATCATCGTAACATCCTGGCCAAACATGGACCGTGAGGCCAGAGAGCAGTTCCTGGTGGTGGTGCAGGTGAAGGATATGCTGGGCCTCAGCGGCGGTTACTCTTCCTCCACCACCGTCACCGTCAGCCTGACTGATGTGAACGACAATGGGCCCACATTCCAGCACC ACCTATACACCTTTGCTGTCCCTGAAAATGCAGCCGTGGGCACTACAGTGGGCCGGATCATGGCGCATGATGGAGACACTGGCATCAATGCCAGGATGAGCTACAGTCTGGAGGACGACTTGGAGGAAAGCTCCACTTTTCTCATCAAAACAGACCCGATGACGCAGGAGGGTGTAGTTGTGCTAACCAAG CCTTTGGACTATGAAACTAAAAGACGTTTTGTCATGGCCGCAGAGGCAGTCAATGATCACGTGGACACTCGTTTCCTGACTCTGGATGAATTCAGCGACAGGACGACGCTCAAGATTGTTGTGGAGGACGTGGACGAGCCGCCTGTCTTCCTCTCTGCGGTGTACGAGTGGAAAGTCCCTGAAAATGCAGCTGTGGGAACCGTGGTTGGCAGCGTTAGTGCCAGAGACACTGACATAGTCAACAATCCCATCAG ATACTCAATTGACAAAAGGAGCGATAACACAAAAGCTTTCAAAATAGACCCAAACAATGGAACTATAACTGTCGCCAGAGCTTTGGACCGAGAGACTACAAACTGGCACAATGTGACTGTTGACGCCAAGGAAACAA CGCAGAACCATTTATCCTCCTCTGTGGTGGTGTTCATCAAAGTGCTGGACATAAACGACAACGTGCCAAGGCTTGCAAGAGATTACCAGCCATATATCTGTGAGGGAACACAGGCGGGAGAA cTCATTCAGCTGCTCAGTGCTGTTGATCCAGACGAGCCCGTGGAGGGACACCACTTCTACTTCTCTATGGTCCCCGAAAAGCACATTAATCCAAACTTCACTATCAGAGACAATCAAG ACAATACAGCCGGCATCGTGGCACGCAGGAGTACCTTCACCCGTAAGGATCGAACCCAATACCTCCTGCCCGTTGTGGTGACGGACAGCGGCTCCCCAGCTCTCTCCAGCACCAGCACGCTGACCATCAGCGTGTGCAGCTGCCAGCCGGCCGGTCATTGTCCAACAGGAGGGGTGGAGGCCCTCGCCCTGTCCATGGGGGTCAGCCTGCAGACCTTGTTAGCGCTTCTGGTCTGCCTGGTCACACTCACAG CGGATCTGTTGAGCTAG